The genome window ggcaactaatcccaggaattggcgtacgcactagtttttacgaaagcgactgccatttgaccttccaacccagagggtaaactaggccttgttgggattagtccggtttcctcgcgatgttttccttcaccgaaaagcgactggtcaatatcaaatgatatttcgtacataagttccgaaaaattggtacgagccggggttcgaacccgcgacccccggattgaaagtcgcacgctcttaccgctaggccaccagcgcttttattTTAGAGTATAGTAGTGTAAAACTCACAATTTGCTGCGCCAGCCTGAGCGTCTGATCATCAATGGTGTAAGCGGTGATCTTGTTCAGCGGTATCATGGTGGTTCGAGTCTGGATGTTGCCTTTCTTGAGCAGTAGGTCCACTGTGGCGTCTGTGTCTACTACTACGTTGTATAGCTGTGAATAGTATAAATAATTGCAAGTCCAATTTTACCACAAGTTTAATACATACTGATTAAAAACACAGCAcatattaaaactgttaaaaacaCTCCACAAATTAAAAGGtagattaaccttttcgacgccgtgtcaaacacaaaagctgtcactacgtcaccgaagtgtcaaaactgaaattaaactttatgcatatgcacgtaggtctatggtggtctatgttgctctgtggtctgtgacggaTTAATCTGTCATTGCACCTGCGATTCGCATATATGTATCtgttgaaaaggttaaaactCGATTTCTTATTGCCCGaaaccacagacttgtcattttcgcgctcgcgcttgacagacagctgaagtgtgcgaaagggaagccatcacgtatatgaacataccatgagtgcgaaagagtcagactaccaatgagaaaacgtgaccacttttgactttgacgacggccgcggacggccaagagcgtatcacagtaattttcaaattgaaaaatatacacggattaggacgaaaagtattaaataaagtaattcagtgaagattgcgtcttgtagtgtgccggatttcagtgttacagtgccaaataatccaagcaaacactaatttcagaggatttatgatattcctagcgaaattttcataacgatattttgtcaaattaacagcgtaaaaagtgtaagaagccggtttataaagttcattataagtttttcttcctttgtgtgctaatattttatcatattagtctataatttaaaatattttgtgtaaaaacataacctgttactttacgatagggcttgacaaaatgttcatatgacagtatcgataacttgtcggtatattaatagctatgtaattatttcttcacaagacatcattaagatattagcttttataaccgacttcaaataataacgattgttatacctttttgaaggtgctcatgtttagcggtaaatttaaacttcactttccaacacagtaagagttacattaagataagtctgcaacgattttgatagtacacgcagtgcaagtgttatttatacgtcataatgtcgtagaattttaacgtttaaaataacacatttgaaaaagtagtcgataaagcaatcaaacatcgacagattattaatatgttgtaacatgacatcactattttcgatctcacatagacaatttacgcacacacttgcatttcatttttggtcgcacttttgaagattgacagttgttctagtcatattaattctatgccCGAAACAAGCAAAAGTCTCAGTTTCAGTTTGGGctaaaatgctttcgtatgtccgatgttctctacaggtcgcatttttcaaccgattctcgtggaattttgtgaccttttttttttttgtcaattctattattgtttttttttttttttaaacgacgGAGCCGTGGGGGCGTAGTCTACAGCATTTAGAGCAACTAGTATTGCTATGGTCTGCTTTGTTGCTACAAATTATCTGATGCGGACTATACTAAAGTTAGAATACTCACTTTGCCGCCCGCGGCAGTTTCTAGCGCAGTACAGTACACTGGATCATTGACGTTTATCAGTCTCGCGACGATACCTACAAATAAACACAAAAGTATTGAGTAACACAAAATACTCGTAAGTAGCGAAATAAGACTAGATTTACTATGAAAACCATCGCCAATACgtataattaaaacatttttgaatTAAGACCGACCGATAGTATGACCCCATGGGTGATATTTTTGTAAAAGggtgtattactgcaatgttttgccgccagagtgcagcatcgtaaaccatagagtaacttatacatactgtgccttaaactgtttttttgtcaagttttcacagacaataaaaaatgacattgatacatcaaggcggttagtttacaaagggcctaccgggaaatgcgaaaatcgaaactcagttaAGTAGCTGAATAGATTTTCTGGACTGGACAACGGGACGCCGTcctgttggtcatcctaaatatcgctgggcggacagagtggaggcaaatctctggcgtgataccgctctgcACCCCTAGTACATGATtgtcgcgacagtatctcgcggcgagatagactacccgtctttttctaactatattaataaaagagggacgggtagtctatctcgccgcgagatactgtcgcgccaatcatgtgctagcccggctggaccgagcaaagtggcgtgctcttatGTTCGAGGCCAaaactcattttgggtcatcgcgccagccaagtaagtatcataattattttttctactccagcacttaaatgtgtcaattaaatgactgacagtgatatttaaagcaatgtcatttgaatgatttgtctataggctcataagatgactgctagcagtcatcttatgagtataatacaactgctttattttttttaaagatacaagttccgatcatcttgattgaaagaggtatgttttcatttacaataataactcttttttttttaaataataactcaatttttttaaataataactctttttttttaataataactcgttttttttttttttttgctgcagctgtcatagaaaaagtaatgtatgcaacagctcataattggttcttaaaattctcgggtctttttttacaaaactcgactacgtctcgttttgtaacttcgacccttgaattttaagaacccttattatatcactgttgcataaactactataaactTACCATGTACTTTAGAATGGTCGAAGTCTCTGGTCGGCGCCTGGTATTGGAACTGGCAACGCTGAAGTCTTGAACTGAGGCGGTCTAGTGAATCCCTTTTGCCGACGGTCTCTGATTGTATCTGCCGGATGAGACCCTTCAGCTCCGTGTTGCGGGCTTCGCTGAAATTCATGCTCGAGAGCTCGGCCTGTGGACAAAAGTGTGGGTAAATAACATTAtgggtatttttattttactttactaggGCAAATCTAGGGGACATCGGAATGCGGTTTTTTGTCAAGCGACCCATGTGTACGGGTAACATTTAACttaactaataaatataaatgatgTTGTTTAATGATTGTTTACATATTGAAAACAGAGGATGGCGAATCCTGTTTCCACCGTGATACAGTTTAATACTAGTACGGGGAACAGATGTAGCTTACTTCATTCATAAAACGTTAcaagtaaatatattatttttatagtcaTATTACCTAAACAGTGCAGTTAACCGACCAATTGTACACCTTATTCTAACGACTTAGGGACTGGGATTGGTCACTTAACTGTGCCGTGCCTACATGGTAACTATGACATTATTTCTTGTACGTAGTGACTAAGGTTACTAATCcaaactataattatagttCTGAACATAAATGTAAGCAACTATGTGtcctttattattgaataaagatatttgtatttgtattttttttttaatccaacaTTCTATTCTAAAATAGCTATTCTGGCAAACACAAATGGCAATGCTTAGGTGTATGGCCGAGCGTCTTGACTGCCCGCTTATAAAGTGAGCTAATGAAGTTGAGGTCATGGTAGGGACAAGTAGCCCCAAAAGTCGGGGTATTTGTAAGtagttatttaaatgttttttgcaTTGTTTCTCTTTGTATATTGCCTGCCCATGTTATCCTGGTATTTGGTGTGAACTCCTTCTCCAAAGAGCTTGTAGACGGTTTTCCCTTATTGACGGTCTTTTCACTACTGACCTTATActaatatatatacatttagTCTAATATTACCTGTAGTTTATCCAGCTGGGCCTGCTGCCTGCCTATGTTATCCTGGTCCTTGGTGAACTGCGCGCTGCTCGCTTTGAACTCCTTCTCCAAAGTCTTGAGCCGGTCTTCTGCGTGTTTCTTCTCCATTTGGGCTTGGGATATCGACGTTGAAGCTTCGGACGCTTCTGCCTTGGccgctgaaaaaaaaaattgagatgtcGATTGTCGATGCCGTATAGATAGTAGTACTCTTTATTTAAAGGATATAGCTTTGAGGTTGTAAAGCTATTAGCTAACGAAATCAGGTGTGAACAAGtagtatacttcgttttttttagcattagaaataaggtaaacaatcttgatgtgtcttttaattgaaaaacacattttaaaaataagttacggtaaatatgtaacaattatgaatctaatacgatcttttatagtcttctgctttcataagtaatagttattgatttttaaaaagtgtttttcaattaaaagatatgtcaaaatcgtttaccttctttcaagttgtttctaacgaactatagtagcagtaataatattattaattattaccgTAGATGTAACTATGTAAGAAAACATTTGAAGTCACATATTTCACATATTTGTCGCTTGTGCAGCCACTATTAAATTTGATTAAGCTGCAACAATATAAGCTAGTCCTGTAAAGACTCGAACGCGCCCTCATTTCCTGTGCTGACTGATAGCTCGCTTGCGCTTAAGTTGCCTCAGTCGTCCAAACTCTAACCACAATAATAACCACTAACCCATAAGCTGGTCCTGCAGAGACTCGGACGCGTCCTCGTTGCCCGTGCTGACCTATATGAACGTCGTCTGTGCTGCTAAAGACGCCTCTGTATTGCTAGCTGTCATTCCCTCACATTGTCAGTATAATTACTTAAGATCTGTTCTCTCTCGTAAGGCAGCGAATGTCACTAACCCATGAGCTGGTCTTGTAGAGACTCGGAAGCGCCCTCGTTGCCGGTGCTGACCGATATAAAGGTCGCCTGTGCGGCCGCTAAAGCTGCCTCCGCCGCTTCGCTTGCAGTTCGTAGGCCCTCGAACGTTGATGACGCCTGTTACACATTataagattagattagatttttttGATCCTAGCCTGTTTGGCCTGTGTGCTGACAACCTCTTTAGATACTTGACtaacttaatttaatacctacctcGCTCAATATCTTCCTTTTATCATTAAGAGCCTTCTCATCATCCTTTAACGACCTTTCCATGATCCTAGCCTGTTTGGCCTGTGTGCTGACAGCCTCTTTAGATACTTGACTAACTTAATTTAATACATACCTCGCTCAATATCTTCCTTTTATCATTAAGCGCCTTCTCATCATCCTTTAACGACCTTTCCATGATCCTAGCCTGTTTGGCCTGTGTGCTGACAGCCTCTTTAGATACTTGACTAACTTAATTTAATACATACCTCGCTCAATATCTTCCTTTTATCATTAAGCGCCTTCTCATCATCCTTCAACGACCTTTCCATGATCCTAGCCTGTTTGGCCTGTGTGCTGACAGCCTCTTTAGCAGCCTTGTGCGCTGCTGACGCACTGGCTTCAGTTTTCTCTACACCGGCCAACTCTTTTTCTAAGGCTTTTAGGTTGTTGCCGGTTTgctaaggaataaaaaaaaatatcataggAATACATGAATACCTACGAATAAGAAATAttattcataatttaaatgttCATGTACACTTTACCTACATCGTAATACTGGAATCCCAGCAGCATGTAATCAACATAGACATTTTAAAAATCATGAGTTACATttcaaataggtaaataatataattattagtcTTCATTTAAATAACTCCGACGTCCTTTAAAATACTTCATTCTCTGAGACACGAGCTTTTAACAAAGATTCAGGTaaccataaaattaaattaatgttagCATACGAGTCACAAAAGTTTCAAATCGATAAGACTTCACcatccctttttagggttccgtattataGTTTTCAAGTTTATTagattaggtaagtatataacaACTTATACGCGGGCGCAATACGGAGACGCGGGAAGGGGCCAGTGAAATATAAACAAACTACAAGCTTACATCTTCAAGCTTTTTATGTAACTCATTCATCTGCTTTTCCAAATCCTTTGAAGTTTCCTTGTTGCTGACAATCTCATCTTTCTTGGCTTGTATCTCGTCTTCAACTTCCGTCACTTTGTCTTGAGCCTCTTTTAGGTTCTTCTCGGCCGTTACATATCTGAGAACATAAAATATATTGTCACTGATAAATATGTTGTCATTGTTATTAGTTTCTTGCCAAATTTGTGCAATGAGGCAAAAAGGCAAATATAAACTCGACACTGAAAGGTGAATGTGTTCTTTGGTTTGTGAGTTTATTTTCAAGTTTAGAGTAAGAAAGATACCCAACATTCAAGACGGGAGGGTTTTTTATAACTTGTGGTTTTAAGTGTAGTTCTTGTATATGTGACcttccacgggtaaaggtaccttatggtggttggcgcttacgcttaGTATTGGAGCGTCAtgaataatagcgtaagcgccaaccgccataaggtacctttacacgtggaacgtcacatattggcATTTGTGCTGACGGACCTGTAGGCAACATATAGCCTGGTGACGTTCTCCAGTTCCCTGACCACCTTCTGGTACTCCTGGAACTGCGAGCGCTCGTCCTGCAGCTTCTGGAGTTTCGGCGCGATGTCCTCGCGGATGATCTGTGCGAGATGAAACAAAGTATTTATAGTCTATGCCTAGATCTAGGCTTTGCAGTGTGATGTAGAGGTTTCCAAACTAGGCCGGATAAAATTCCATACAATTAGAGGCTTCGAAATCGTAGGCTTGGCCCTGTCCGCAAAATTGTAGGCTTGTTTTATATTGTAACGAACACTACTTTTGATTGGAATCTTGAATTGTGATGAACTTCTTCTGTTTGACAGAGtaatgaaacaaaacaaatgacaaTTTACTGGGTTCCTGAAAGGTTCTAATTAgtagttttttaataatacaagaGTTTACATTGTGCTAttccttagcgccacttgcaccatcctactaacccggggttaactggtttaacctggagttaccatggttaccagtacagttTGGCACcgtgttaacggtttaaccgcttaaccccgggtcagtgggatggtgcaagtggcgctcaGTCCCAGAATCTAAATTAACCAGTCTAAAAACGACCTTAACATTTCAGAATTGATTTTTGAGTGTCATTGCGGACGCGATATCGTCCATGGGAACCAATAGGGTTATTATACTTACATCATTGAGTTCCCTTAGCTTAGCATCTTTCTTCTCAATGGTTTTCTGGGCGGCCTGCTTCTTGGCTTCGTACATGCGAGTCCCGGCAGCCTCTTCTACCATTGAGAGGATCTGTAAATACAACATTTGttcaacacattcagtgccgaaaacctgactatcgggtattttataatttcgttcccaggccggatttttgtggcctggcgcggatgtcttgtttggctgggtggcaatgtgTTAATTATCTGCCTTAGGCCCACTtacaccattccactaacccggggttaaccggttaaacctggagttaccatggttactagtaatttgacactaggttaatggttattattaaaaaaacaataactaataTCTAACTAACCAAACAATAAACATAAGTCCATGTAACAAATAGTAGGAAATTAAAAGCTTTCCGGCAACGGAGCCTTCCTGGCTATTTTgtttgtaatattgacaaaggacaaagtcataaatattaacaaagtaagGCCCAACTATGTGGcgcttggctgctaaaaggttgccacTGGTTTAATACCTCAGGTGGCTTCATGTTGAGCACTTTAGTGATGCGGCCCTGCATGATGAGGAAGTGCGGGTTGTTGACATTGAGCTGTACGGAGCAGAACAGGTCGCTGACTCGCTTGTTCTGGACATTGATGCCGTTAATCAGGTACTTGTTCTTGCCGCCCATGACCACCTAGAAAACACCAGGTTTATTAAGTTTATTGTTGACTTTCTTACTTGGTCAtcacccaaaatgagtcttggcctccaacacaagagcacgctaCTTTGCTCGTTCCAGAGCGGTATCACTTAGCGGTATTATTGTTGAAATGTTGtctatttttatacaaaattatacacCAATACAAGATTCTACTACTCATCAAGATGATTCTTACAAGCCCACATTTTTAATTATCAATTATCAAATTcaatacaatttaattaagCATTGGACTCATACTATATGCAAGTACAACaaaaagtatttataataatgcaGTTTAATTTCCAGAGATTAATAGTTAATTTGTGTTTAGTAAATCTCGAAAGACCCAGACCCAGACGCAGCTTTCTAGACCAAGTGAAAGAGAAAGTgggggtcgtgtcgtatcagaaagtcaaagagctggcgcaagatagtgaatgctggaagatactccaccgacaagagaataactcttaagttaatgatgatgatgatgaaatctCGAAAGAAGCCTATTATATCGCGATATTATAGTCGAAATTCGGGAGGGAGAgagattttgatattttttataataacaaaaGGCTTCTTTGGTAGTACTAACCTGCCGAGTAACAGTAATTTCATCATGGTTCTCATAGCCAATGGGACATTGATTCCTGTCTCGGTTGTCAAATGTGATGCTAACGGTGGCCTTAGTGATGCCAGCCTGTCCATGCTTGTAGATTAACTCTTGAAGACTTCCAGCTCGCACCTATGTATCAGAAGTAAGTAGTGCTTGTagaatattgtataaaaaaaaacggtttGATGCCAAACGAATGGACAGATGTAAAGAAACTTGTTTTAAGCAGGCCATGAAAGTTTAAAATCttaatataattcaatatttACCAAATAATCAAACATCTTTTGTTATGGCTATGGAAAACGCAGATGGCGGGAATTCACAATACAAACACATTGTTAATTATCAAAATCATATATCAATGCATACTTACGTTGGATAAATTAGTAATTCCGAGCACGAAACAAATAGAATCCAGGATATTTGATTTTCCGGTGCCGTTTAGACCCGTGATAGCGTTAAATTCAGGGTCAAACCCGGTGATCTCAACACGGTTCCCGTAGGACTTGAATCCGTCCAACACGATAGATTTGATATACATTTTGCTGCCAACATATACATCGAagtataaattacattaaatttagcttaatgttttatatttatgagAAAACACCATTAGATTCATGGAAAACACACAATTCCTCTAATTCGGGAACCGTTGGTGTTTGACGGTTTTGACAAACTTGACACTAgttttagtagttttttttcgtGCGTATGGTACGTTCCGTTACCAAATCCTGtttgcatattaaaaattacatttcggTGAAAATGCATAGGATTATTATCTTAGAGAATATTTGAATTAGCATTTCGATACACGCATATCTTAAATGGGCTTAAGAGAGTGATaattaccagtaaaattactaatttCTTCTGCATTTGGGATTTACTGGTGTTTTGCTGGTGTTATTCAGAATGGAAGTCTGTTCAACTATGTTCATGGTCAAT of Cydia amplana chromosome 17, ilCydAmpl1.1, whole genome shotgun sequence contains these proteins:
- the LOC134656037 gene encoding LOW QUALITY PROTEIN: structural maintenance of chromosomes protein 2 (The sequence of the model RefSeq protein was modified relative to this genomic sequence to represent the inferred CDS: substituted 1 base at 1 genomic stop codon); protein product: MYIKSIVLDGFKSYGNRVEITGFDPEFNAITGLNGTGKSNILDSICFVLGITNLSNVRAGSLQELIYKHGQAGITKATVSITFDNRDRNQCPIGYENHDEITVTRQVVMGGKNKYLINGINVQNKRVSDLFCSVQLNVNNPHFLIMQGRITKVLNMKPPEILSMVEEAAGTRMYEAKKQAAQKTIEKKDAKLRELNDIIREDIAPKLQKLQDERSQFQEYQKVVRELENVTRLYVAYRYVTAEKNLKEAQDKVTEVEDEIQAKKDEIVSNKETSKDLEKQMNELHKKLEDQTGNNLKALEKELAGVEKTEASASAAHKAAKEAVSTQAKQARIMERSLKDDEKALNDKRKILSEASSTFEGLRTASEAAEAALAAAQATFISVSTGNEGASESLQDQLMAAKAEASEASTSISQAQMEKKHAEDRLKTLEKEFKASSAQFTKDQDNIGRQQAQLDKLQAELSSMNFSEARNTELKGLIRQIQSETVGKRDSLDRLSSRLQRCQFQYQAPTRDFDHSKVHGIVARLINVNDPVYCTALETAAGGKLYNVVVDTDATVDLLLKKGNIQTRTTMIPLNKITAYTIDDQTLRLAQQIGGPENVQRAVDLISFPAALRPAMGFVFGGTFVCKDADTANKVTFHPQIRKRCVTVEGDVYDPAGTLSGGARVKGGSVLMQIQQLQQLEQELGRADSQLQQYQAELNAMQAAAEAYSSKQQRFDMMSHELEVVKARLATTSHAQTHAEIESLRARVTELVKQLEEDKARQLAAAARAKELEAKVKDIKGHREREFKKAEETLKKAKKEAEHHSSSWKQREQEFSTLQLEVAELEKGVTTSSTQLAETKAAAERLAEALQTAKDEHAAAENAVKEIQGRIKAMKAEIASRNTEVARLSQQREKLDAKNNDINLKIKELEFKIKELETEATECGKKITVLEKEHTWIPGEKQYFGAAGGLYDFQARQAHAAGARLNQLKERKDKLARGLNARAHTLLGKEEEQYQDVLRKKAIVEADRAKLVQVMAELDEKKKRTLVTACEQVNRDFGSIFSTLLPGAQAKLRPPEGLTVLDGLEVKVGFNNTWKESLGELSGGQRSLVALSLVLAMLLFKPAPLYILDEVDAALDLSHTQNIGHMLKEHFRHSQFIIVSLKDGMFNNANVLFRTRFVDGMSAVQRTVNRRXTDSRPYTCY